A genome region from Camelina sativa cultivar DH55 chromosome 10, Cs, whole genome shotgun sequence includes the following:
- the LOC104718319 gene encoding potassium transporter 9-like has protein sequence MAERVETSVTDGEQTIEERQIGAMWELEKKLDQPMDEEANKLKNMYREKGLSIWMLLRLSFQSLGIVYGDLGTSPLYVFYNTFPDGIDDKEDVIGALSLIIYSLLLIPLIKYVFIVCKANDNGQGGTLAIYSLLCRHAKVKLIPNQQRSDEDLTTYSRTVSVEGSFAAKTKKWLEGKDWRKRALLVIVLLGTCMMIGDGILTPAISVLSATGGIKVINPNMSSDIVVLVSIVILIGLFSMQHYGTDKVGWLFAPIVLIWFLFIGATGVYNICKHDRSVLKAFSPTYIYLYFKRRGRDGWISLGGILLSITGTEALYADIAYFPLLAIQLAFTFFVFPCLLLAYCGQAAYLVNNTDHYKDAFYASMPDSVYWPMFVVATGAAIVGSQATISGTYSIVKQAVAHGCFPRVKIVHTSKKFLGQIYCPDINWILMLGCIAVTASFKNQSQIGNAYGTAVVLVMLVTTILMVLIMLLVWRCHWILVLVFTVLSLFVEFSYFSAVIFKIDEGGWVPLIIAAISLLVMSVWHYATVKKYEFEMHSKVSMSWILGLGPSLGLVRVPGVGLVYTELASGVPHIFSHFITNLPAIHSVVVFVCVKYLPVYTVPEEERFLVKRIGPKTFRMFRCVARYGYRDLHKKDDDFENKLLNSLVAFIRIETMMEPASNSSTYSSAYSVNNTLESREDLIHNNSINHHHNSNNNNNNTDMFSSMVDYTVSTLDTIVPADSPHNGVSFSHDNTIEEDEMDEMEFLKTCKESGVVHIMGNTVVKARSGSWLPKKIAIDYIYAFLAKVCRENSVILHVPHETLLNVGQVFYV, from the exons ATGGCGGAAAGGGTCGAAACCTCTGTAACAGATGGAGAACAAACGATTGAAGAAAGACAAATTGGAGCTATGTGGGAATTAGAGAAGAAACTTGATCAACCCATGGATGAAGAAGCTAATAAGCTCAAGAACATGTACAGAGAAAAG GGCTTATCGATTTGGATGCTTCTAAGGCTGTCTTTTCAAAGTCTAGGAATAGTTTACGGTGATTTAGGGACTTCTCCATTGTATGTGTTTTACAATACATTCCCTGATGGGATTGATGATAAAGAAGATGTAATTGGAGCTCTTTCTTTGATCATTTACTCTCTTTTGCTTATACCTCTCATCAAGTATGTCTTCATTGTCTGCAAAGCTAATGACAATGGTCAAg GTGGGACTTTAGCTATATACTCGTTGCTTTGTAGACATGCTAAAGTGAAACTAATCCCGAATCAGCAAAGGAGCGATGAGGATCTCACGACTTATAGTCGAACTGTATCCGTTGAAGGGTCTTTTGCTGCTAAAACCAAGAAGTGGTTAGAGGGTAAAGATTGGAGGAAGAGAGCTCTTCTGGTCATTGTTCTTCTCGGGACTTGTATGATGATCGGTGATGGTATCTTAACTCCAGCCATCTCCG TTCTTTCTGCAACTGGTGGGATCAAAGTCATCAATCCAAATATGAGCAGCG ACATCGTTGTGCTAGTGTCTATTGTCATTTTAATAGGATTGTTCAGTATGCAACACTATGGTACAGACAAAGTCGGATGGCTCTTTGCACCTATAGTGCTTATCTGGTTCCTCTTCATTGGAGCCACTGGTGTATACAACATCTGCAAACACGACAGAAGCGTGTTAAAAGCGTTTTCgcctacatatatatacttgtacTTCAAAAGACGAGGTCGAGATGGTTGGATTTCGCTAGGTGGCATTCTTCTCAGCATAACAG GCACTGAGGCGTTATACGCAGACATTGCTTATTTCCCGTTACTAGCGATACAGCTCGCCTTTACATTTTTTGTGTTCCCTTGTCTTCTTCTAGCATACTGCGGACAAGCTGCGTATCTTGTGAATAACACGGACCATTATAAAGACGCGTTCTATGCATCTATGCCGG ATAGTGTATATTGGCCAATGTTTGTAGTTGCGACAGGAGCTGCAATAGTTGGAAGCCAAGCTACAATCTCAGGGACTTATTCCATAGTCAAGCAGGCCGTAGCTCATGGATGTTTTCCTAGAGTTAAAATTGTTCATACTTCCAAGAAGTTCCTCGGTCAGATCTATTGCCCTGATATTAACTGGATACTCATGCTCGGCTGCATCGCCGTCACTGCTAGTTTCAAGAATCAGAGCCAAATCGGAAATGCATATG GTACTGCGGTTGTTCTCGTGATGCTTGTGACCACAATACTAATGGTACTGATCATGCTGCTCGTGTGGCGTTGCCACTGGATCCTTGTCCTTGTATTCACCGTTCTCTCCCTCTTTGTTGAGTTTTCCTACTTCTCAGCCGTCATCTTTAAGATTGATGAAGGAGGATGGGTTCCACTCATCATAGCAGCGATCTCACTTCTTGTAATGTCAGTTTGGCATTACGCAACAGTCAAGAAATATGAGTTTGAAATGCATAGCAAAGTGTCCATGAGCTGGATACTAGGCCTAGGTCCTAGCCTCGGGCTTGTCCGTGTCCCTGGTGTCGGTTTAGTCTACACTGAATTAGCGAGTGGTGTCCCTCACATTTTCTCTCACTTCATCACCAACCTCCCCGCTATTCATTCGGTTGTAGTCTTTGTCTGCGTCAAGTACCTTCCGGTTTACACTGTCCCTGAAGAAGAGAGGTTTCTTGTGAAGAGAATCGGACCAAAAACATTCCGAATGTTCCGCTGCGTAGCTAG ATATGGTTATAGAGACCTACACAAGAAAGACGACGATTTCGAAAACAAATTGTTGAACAGCCTCGTCGCATTCATTCGAATCGAAACAATGATGGAGCCAGCTTCGAACTCAAGCACCTACAGCAGTGCGTATTCTGTCAACAATACACTAGAGTCCAGAGAAGACTTGATCCATAACAACAGCATCAACCACCACCAcaatagcaacaacaacaataacaacacgGATATGTTTTCATCGATGGTGGACTACACGGTATCAACTTTAGATACGATAGTTCCCGCTGATTCACCGCATAACGGGGTGAGTTTCAGTCATGACAACACTATAGAGGAGGACGAGATGGATGAGATGGAGTTTCTAAAGACCTGTAAAGAGTCAGGGGTTGTTCATATTATGGGAAACACTGTGGTGAAAGCTAGAAGTGGATCATGGCTTCCAAAAAAGATTGCCATTGATTATATTTATGCATTTCTTGCTAAGGTTTGTAGGGAGAATAGTGTTATATTGCATGTTCCTCATGAAACCCTTTTAAACGTTGGACAAGTCTTTTatgtatag
- the LOC104718320 gene encoding uncharacterized protein LOC104718320, whose translation MDLAPEELQFLNEKDIFHESTSIPKYSPKTFYLITLTLIFPLSFAILAHSLVTQPIVAKIDTYSRANQAQTQHEWTILLIFQFCYVIFLFAFSLLSTAAVVFTVASLYTGKPVSFSSTMSAVPLVLKRLLITFLWVSLLMLAYNTVFLIFLVTLIVAVDLHKVVLAAFSLVVICVLFLGVHVYMTALWHLASVVSVLEPVYGFAAMKKSYELLKGKTLMACSMVFIYLAHCGFIAGVFGAVVVRGGEDYGIFARIVAGGFLVGVLVIVNLIGLLVQSVFYYVCKSFHHQEIDKSALHDQLGGYLGEYVPLKSNIQMENFEV comes from the coding sequence ATGGATCTTGCCCCAGAGGAGCTTCAATTTCTCAACGAAAAAGACATTTTTCATGAATCAACATCGATTCCCAAATATTCTCCAAAAACCTTTTACCTcataaccctaaccctaatatTCCCTCTCTCCTTCGCAATCCTAGCACATTCCCTCGTCACACAACCAATCGTAGCTAAGATCGACACCTACTCACGAGCCAATCAAGCTCAAACCCAACATGAATGGACCATCCTCCTCATTTTCCAATTCTGCTACGTCATCTTCCTCTTcgccttctctcttctctccacaGCCGCCGTGGTCTTCACCGTCGCTTCTCTCTACACCGGGAAGCCCGTTTCTTTCTCATCCACAATGTCTGCGGTACCTCTCGTCCTCAAAAGATTGTTAATCACTTTCTTATGGGTCTCTCTCTTGATGCTTGCGTACAACACCGTGTTCTTGATCTTCTTGGTCACGTTGATCGTAGCTGTCGATTTACATAAGGTAGTTTTAGCTGCGTTTTCGTTGGTAGTGATCTGTGTTCTGTTCTTAGGAGTTCATGTTTATATGACGGCTTTGTGGCATTTAGCTAGCGTAGTGTCTGTTCTTGAACCGGTTTACGGTTTCGCTGCGATGAAGAAGAGCTATGAGTTGCTTAAAGGGAAGACTCTTATGGCTTGTTCGATGGTATTCATATACCTTGCTCATTGTGGATTCATTGCGGGAGTTTTTGGAGCAGTGGTGGTTCGTGGTGGGGAAGATTATGGGATTTTCGCAAGAATAGTCGCTGGTGGGTTCTTGGTTGGTGTTCTTGTGATAGTGAATCTAATTGGATTGCTTGTGCAGAGTGTGTTTTACTATGTTTGCAAGAGTTTTCATCATCAGGAGATTGATAAATCCGCTTTGCATGATCAACTTGGTGGGTATCTTGGTGAATACGTGCCTCTTAAGAGCAACATTCAAATGGAAAACTTTGAAGTTTGA